The following are encoded together in the Bacteroidota bacterium genome:
- a CDS encoding glycosyltransferase family 9 protein → MTKILIIQTAFIGDVILSTALIEKVTKVFPNSKIDFLLRKGNENILDNNPHLNNILIWNKNNNKYKELFKTLKKIRKRKYDYVFNLQRFFSSGFITVFSKAKRKYGFKKNPLSIFFTKSYEHIIDPFIEIHEVTRNATLLSEFTTPKICLPKLYPSENDFEKTKSYKTKKYICIAPASIWFTKQFP, encoded by the coding sequence ATGACAAAAATACTTATCATACAAACTGCCTTTATAGGTGATGTAATTCTCTCAACAGCTTTGATAGAGAAAGTTACAAAGGTATTTCCCAATTCTAAAATTGATTTTCTTTTACGTAAAGGCAATGAAAATATTTTAGACAACAATCCACATTTAAACAATATTTTAATTTGGAATAAAAACAACAATAAATACAAAGAACTGTTCAAAACATTAAAAAAAATCAGAAAAAGAAAATACGATTATGTTTTTAATTTACAACGTTTTTTCTCCAGTGGTTTTATAACAGTTTTTTCAAAAGCAAAAAGAAAATATGGATTTAAAAAAAATCCATTATCAATATTTTTCACTAAAAGCTACGAACATATCATTGACCCTTTTATTGAAATTCATGAAGTAACACGCAATGCAACATTGCTATCTGAATTTACAACGCCAAAAATATGTTTACCCAAATTATATCCTTCGGAAAATGATTTTGAAAAAACAAAAAGCTATAAAACAAAGAAATATATTTGTATTGCTCCTGCTTCCATTTGGTTTACCAAGCAATTTCCAA